The Pontiella desulfatans sequence AGCGGATCCAATAATTGGGTCAACGACTGAGTTTATTTCACAGCCAACTCCTGAAATGGACTCAAAAGAGTTGGGTACAGAAATGGGTTCGACTGAGATGCACCTGCTCCAAACGGAGATCTTTTCAGACCAATCCTCCGGTTACGGTCATTTTTTACAGGTATTTGTACTGCGGATTGGTTTTCGTAGGGACAGGGTTGATGTAACCGAACTGGCATAATCTACCGCCGCTTCAAGTCACATACCGGAGTTTCCTCTAACGAGGCTCTCCGGTTTTTTTCGCATACCATCTTCGGGATTCCCCTCTCCTCACGACCCTTCCCGATATTCGAGCGGCGCAAGGCCGGTCTTCTTTTTGAAAGCCCGGTAAAAATTTGAAAGGTCACTAAAGCCACATTCATACGCAATGGCTGTTGGACTGTGGTCCGATTTCTTTAACAACCTGCATGCATGCTCAATGCGTAGCGCACGAAGATGATTCAACCACGAAGTGCCATTCACATGCCTGAACAACTGAGAAAACCTTCGTTCCCTGCCATGGCCGGCCTCCCCTCCTTCATCGGTGATCATGGCAACGTACAAAACCCTACGATGATCTTCCGCCTCATGGGCGTGGACAGTAATACCTTCTGGAACACCTATGGTCCAAATTCAATCATGAATATGCAGATCAGCCAGATGATCGCCGAAAGCCATGCCAACGGCTCCTATTATCTTCCCCGCAGCAAAGTCTTCCTGTTCCCGGGAACTCATCCGGGAGAAGTTCTCTGCAATTGCACCCGCGTCATCGGCAAAGATGGGCGAGAGCTTAATCCGCTGATAAACAAAGACTTCACCGAAGCCGAAACGGAAGGTCGTCGGCAGGCGCGCGAATACGAGCGCTTTTTCAGGGATCACCTCAAAGGTTTCGAGCATGCACATATCATTGATACCGGCGTACAGGTAGGCGTTCGTCAGACCCGTCAGGGCGTCGGAACCTCGATGCTGAAAAATGATGATGTTGTTAAAGGAGCAAAATTCAATGACGGCATCGCCCGCTCCGCATGGCCAATCGAACTGCATAGCGGCAGTAAGCCCAAAGTGGAATGGTTATTTAACGACTATTACGAAGTTCCATACGGTTGCTTCGTTCCTGAACAGGGAGAAAACCTTTTGTTTGCCGGCCGCTGCCTTTCCGCCGAACACGAAGCCGTCGCCTCAGCCCGGGTCACCGCTCAATGCTTCTCCTACGGTCATGCAGTCGGCCATGCCGCCGCCCTATGCATCAAGGAAAAACTTACACCTCGGAACATTGATGGCGAATCACTTCGGGAGATTCTAAACAAGGACAATGCTCGACTGGACTGAAACATGATTAAGCAGACAACAACATCTGATGGCGTCATAATACTCACGTTGAACCGTCCGGAACGACGCAATTGGCTATTGCGAACTGCCACGCGAGAGCGATGGCTAGGCTAAGAATGCAACAGGGCCGATCCGCCCCCCTTCCAGGGAGGCACTGCTCAAAGGTACTCTGACACGGTTGCGCCTGCGTGCAAAATCGATGTCTCGTCAAACCAGTCTACAGCGGGCGGATCAAAAGAGCCCGGGATGTCACCACCTGTTTCCAGTCGTTAAAATCCACTCCAAACCCAAAGCCGGAATCCCGCCAAATCCAATCTCGCGAAAAACCGCTTTTCAGCGGAGCCCGTCCTCTATGCCAAAAACAAAACTCAAAAATCAGGGTTGACAAAAGCTGGTACTCTCAGCCCATTCTCCATCCCCAGTCGCCGAAACATCATTTCGAATCTCTTCCTCCGGATTTTTCCGGCTCCAGACCCCGCTTTGGGATGGCTCGATAAGCCCGGTTTCGATAGATTTGCGAACTCTTTTACTTCCCGGGGGGCACGGAAACATATCAGCGCATTTAACGTGTTGATTTTGAGCAGGATTTGATTGATGGGGTTACAAGATATATGAGCGAATTTTTGAGGGTGTTTCAGGTGTTTGAGAAGCTTTTTGAGGCGAGGTATCGCAGAAGATATGATGCCCGCCTCCAACTGATGGCCTATCAGATCAGAATGCTTCAGTCCCGAACCGATGCGGACCGAATTAACACTCGTCCAGAGGAGCGTGCGGAACTTACCCGCCTTGGAGCCGAACTTGACCATGATATCGATGATGTATTGCTTGTGGTAAAACGGGACACCTATCGAGGTTGGTTGAGGCCCAAGAAAGGTCCCGAGCCGAAGAAGCCGGGCCGCCCAAGAACGCCACAAGCCACCGTGAATCTGGTCATGCGGTTTGCTCTTGAAAACCTTACGTGGGGATGCGACCGAATACAGGGAGAGTTGATGAAGCTCGGCATCAGCATCGGAGCCACGACCATCAGTGATATCCTCAAACGGGCGGGACACCACCCCATTCCAGACAAAGGTAGCGGACGTCCACCAAGCAACTGGAAGCTGTTTGTCAGTTCCCATATGGACACCTTGGCAGCAACCGACTTCTTTTCCAAACCCGTCCTTACCTGGCGCGGATGGGTTGATGCCTACGTACTGGTGTTTATCCACCTCGGAAGCCGTCGGGTTTTCATGAGTCCGGCGACGTTTAATCCCGATGAGGAATGGGTTCTTCAACAATCCAGAAATGCATCCATGTGGTTTCAGAATTTGGGTATTCAGGTCAGGCACTTGATCCATGACCGGGACACCAAATACAGCAGACGGTTCAGGGCGTTCTGGAAGAGTGATAAGGTGAAATGCCTCCGCACACCCGTGCGCTCGCCCATGGCGAATTCTTTTGCGGAAAATTACATCGGGAAGATAAAACGGGAGTATCTGAACCATTTCTTTTGCGTGAGCCTTGACCAGCTTGACTACATCAACCGGCAGTGGCTGGCGTACTATCATGAGCAGAGGCCGCATCAGGGAATGGACATCGGAAACAAGGTTCTCCGTCCGGATTTCACGCCGACAACTGAAGGCGAAATCAAGCGGGAGCAACGGCTGGGCGGAGTCATTTCGTACTACTACCGAGATGCCGCTTAATCCTGCCCCGACAAATATCATCAGCACACGCCTCCCCGTTCAGCATGAACGGTTGCTCCATTATGCCCTGACTTCAAATCTTCGACTGTTATTCGGGTCTCCATCGTTCATTTCTATCACTTTGCTAACGCTATCCGGATATCTTTTCCACCGAATTCACTCACTTCGTCCTTTATTTTCAGACCTATTCGCCCCGGACGACTTTCCGTACCGACCAGCCGCGCTACTTTGTAAAAACGTTCCTTAACAAAAAACGCCGGAAGCACGCCACTGACAATGAACAGCAACGCCAGCCCCAGCGAAACCCAGCGCATACCTCCGATAGGATCGCGGAACTGCTCCGTGAAAAAAAACAACCAGCCCACCAGAATAAACGATGATTTTGCCGCAAACTCGCGCCATGCCGCGATACGCGTCTTCTCATGGTAGTCCGGCGACAATTCCAGGGCCAGGGTATGGAACGGGACCGAAAAGAGCGTGTGTGCGGTATAAAACAGCAGGCTGCCCAATAGGAACCAGGTAAAAATACCGTACTCACTCCATCCCCGTTGAAACATCCAGATTAATGGAAAACTGAGGCCGCACAACACCGCGCCAATCAAGATAAAGGGCCGCCGCCGACCCATTCGGGAACGGCTGTTGTCGGACCAGTTCCCGATGAGCGGATCCAGGCAGGCACCCCACAGCCGCGACAGGGTTCCCGCCAATCCCACCAGCGATGGACGAACGAACAGGTTGACATTCAGAATGATGCCGGCCATCTCCATGACCACGTGGTCACCGATAACGGCCAGGATCGCCCCCTGCGAATACAGCCACTTCTGCAACACCGGCACCTTGTCGGCTTCCGCAGTCTGGTAATGTTCTTTTGGCATTTAAGCCATGTTGTAAAACATTAGGTGCCGATTTCCAATGCGTAACCCATACCGGTTACCTTCAACTCGGGCAGCTGAATTTCGATGGCGCCTCCCTTTTCCGTCCAGTTCACCTTGCCCGATTCGCCAAGCACCTTGATCGCAGTAATGGGGTATCCTTTAAGCGCCTTAATCGAAACCGTGTTGCCTTCAGGGCGAACGATAGTGCTGACGTATAGCTTATCGCCCTTCTTAGTGAACCAGAAATCCTGCGCGGTATATTCGGCTTTCTTTCCATGCTTGCTGCGGTGTTCCGTGCCCTTCATCGCAATCTTGGTAGGCCCTTCATGCGTTACCGTCCAGGGCTTCGTGCCATAAATGGCATCGCCGTTCACCTTGAGCCATTGTCCGACCGCCACGAGGTTTTCAACCGATTTCGGCGGAATGGTTCCGGTCCCGTCGGGGCCGACGTTGAGCAGGAAATTTCCGCCTTTACTGACATTTTCGAGCAGCCAGAAAAGGGTCTCTTCCGGAGATTTCCAATCCTCATCGTACGATTTATACCCCCACGAATTATTGGTGGTGGCGATGCCTTCCCAGGTATTTTCGCTGGCTTCATCCGGTATAACATTGTCGCCCGGAGTCCCGATATCACCAAACCCATTCCCGATCCGCTGACTCACGAGGGTTTCAGGATTCGCGGCATAGATCGTTTTATAGAATTCAATACTGTGTTTCGGCGGAATATAAATCGGCGTATCCAGCCAGATTTCCTTGAGATCATAGTTGGCCACCAGTTCGCGCACCTGCGGGAGCGATTTGTTGGCAATGTAGTCATCGAACTTAACCGGCGCGGGATCAAATTTGTTCACAAACATGTCCTGCTTCGGCTTGTCGTGGTAGCAGTAATCTTTCATGCCGGAATCGCCGCCATCGCGCCAGTCGAGCGCATGGGAATAGTAGACGCCGAATGCAATACCACCCCGTTTACATGCCTGTTCCAGTTCCCGGATAATATCGCGTTTAAACGGCGTTCCGGCCACGGCGTTATAATCGCTCACCTTGGAATCGAACAGCGCAAAACCGTCGTGGTGCTTGGAGGTGATGACCATGTATTTCATGCCGGCGGCCTTGGCGATACCCACCCACTCATCGGCATCAAATTGAACGGGATTAAAGGTGTCCGCTAATTTTGCATATTCAGCGCGCGGAATCTCTTTTCTCCGCATAATCCATTCGGCGACCCGCGGGCCGGTTCCGCCGTCTTCCATTTTTTCGCCCTTCCAGATCCCTCCGCACTGCGAATAGAGTCCCCAATGAATAAACATCCCGTATTTGTTATCATTAAAGCGGTCGCGACCACGCTGTTTGGCAGCGGACGAATTCATGGCTTTCCATTTTTTTCCCAGCTCAATCATTTCCGGGGAACCGGGAATCCCGGATCCGTTCACCCCGGCCGCCCGGCCTTTTCCAACGAGCGCCACGGTCGAAACCGCCAGACTCGAAAGCATAAAATTACGTCGTGAATTTTTCATTGTCTTTTTCTCCATGGTTACATTCATTCCACCGTAAATTTCCAAACTGCTCCCGGTTCAACAGAACCGTCTTCACTCAATGCATCCACCCGCCAATAATAGGTTTTCCCTTCAAGCAGGCGGGGCGGTGAAAAAATATTCCTGGAGAGTTCGGCCATTGGTTTCAGATCATGCGGTGACCGGCCAACCCAGATCCGATGAGCTGTTGCCGTATACCCACCGAGAAACATCAGGTCCGCATCAGGTTTCACCGTCATGGCCCCGTCAGGAGGAACCGGCGTTGAGGCGTGCGGGTGCTGGAAGCCCGGGATCCAATAGCTGCTGTCGCCAAACTCATACGCCCCGATATCAGGTGCACGTCCAACATAGTGCGGCTTCCTGTAATAGGTAAACCGGTTCATATCGGCGAGCGTGCCCGCATCCACGAGCGGTGAACCCTGTTTCGGGCGGAAGTCCCGGTTTTCCGGATCGCGCAAATGCTGCCCGGCATCCGGTTCAAAAAAGTTATGGTGTTTAATGCCTGGAAATGGAGGTTCCTTCCCCCACCAGCGGGTCATATACCGCGGGGACAGATTATTGACGACGATGGTTTCCAAATGAAATCCATTCATTTTTTCCCACAGCAGCGTGCACATGCCCGGCGTTTCCCAGAGCGTGTTGTTGTGAATGAGTTGTTTATCGCCCTTGATCTGCATCTGTCCGCACTTCCATCCCACATTATGATGCATGGTGCCATTCTGGCTGGGTTTGGCGGGCGGGCCGCCCCCGCCATCAAAGCGATAGGAAAGTTTGCCGTGATCGTGTGACCAATTGTGATCAAACTCCACCTGATCAAATTCACCGACCTGAATGGCCGTGCCGTCGGACTGGAATGCGCAGATATCGAAAAAGTGCCCCTGCGTAATTCGTGTGTGCGTCCCCACCTTTACGCACTGGCCGGAGCCGGTGTTGAAAATGGTGGCGCGTTTCAGCAGAATTTCGCTGGAGCGTTCAAGGTCAACCGTGAGGCCGCGACCCATGCAGCTGTAATCTGCATCATGAATCAACACGTTATCCAGCACATCGCCCTTTTCATGTTCAAGCCGCAATGCAGGCCCATCCAGCGTGTGAAACATGCAGTTGATGAGCCGGTTATTACTTGCGGCTTCGTTTTTGGCGCGGCGTGTAAAAAGCGTCGGGGAAACGCGCCCCAGTTCACCGAGCATACGGCGCGACCAGGTCGGATAATCGAACCGCGCGTTCTTTATAGTAATTTCACTGCACTCCTGCCCTTTAAAGGTGCCGCCGAAAAACCCGATTCCATCAAAGGTCAGCCTCGAACAGTTCTCCAGTTCGAGTACATAGGTCAGCACCTTGCCCCGCAGGTTCATTTCGCCGGGAGTGCTCCCTTGGGGTGGAATCAGGTATAGCGTCTTCGTTGCCTTTTCATACCAGTATTCGCCGGGACGGTTGAGACAGGGCAGGCCTTCCAGCATGTAGTGCGCCTGTCCCAGTGCATAATTCTTTTTGATCATGGCCGGATCCTGCGCTGTACGCTGAATGCCTTTATTCCAGTGCGCGGGCTCACCCTGGTTTGAAAAGTCGGTGGAATAGGTAAAGCGGTTTGAACCGGCTTCGTGGGATTCTACTGTCTGCGCCCAGGTCATCCAGGAACCGATATTGAGGATGGCGATGGCCCCGTTCATACTGATACCGGTTTCCGCCAGCGTCTGCGTATTCACATCGTCAGGAATGATTCGGCCCTGAGAAAGTGCGCCTTCATCCTGCACCAGCTTACCCTGCTCATTCACCCCGGAAAGCGGACGTTCATCGACGACGACTCCGAATGAAGAACCGTCCGCCATTTTGCGGTAACTCGCCTTCTGGTTCCAGAAGTGTTCATCCCCGATAAACCGGTCCGGCCATCGCGCGGTCTGCAGCATTTCGCGGCCATCGAACAACTGCCAGATATCCTGCGAAAGCTTCACTGTCCATATTCCGTTTTCTCCTTTTTTCCAGCCACCTTCCACGGGCAACGGAACCGTTCCATCCAAAATCGGCTGTTCGCCCTCAGCCGCGCGGATGGTCAGTGGCCCCTTGATACCCTCCAGTTTTATCGAACCGGAGTAAACACCGTCTTTCAGAGTTACCACATCGCCCGGCGACGCCTGTTGAATAATGGTCCCCAGATCCTCTCCAGGCTCAACAACCACCTCCCCCGCAAAGCAGTTTATCCCCACGGAAAGCCCGACCAATATGGCTGTTTTTTTATACATGAGAGACATAAAGTAGATTGGCCTGCCGACCGTTTGCAAGCGCTTGTTTAGGGTTTTAAACATAAAGTTCTCATTTAACTATAATCCTGCACCCGGAAATGGAACCGCTGATGCACTTGAACAAACGTTAATCATGACAAGGATGTGAATCATCGCCGAGAAGCGGAACGCAACTCCCGCAATCTAAAGTGAGCGAATTCCAAGGGAGACCCCGCAGTTATTTCCATATTTGGTTTTTCAGGCGGAATGAAATCCGGATGGAACCGGGGGTGAGGAAAAAGGGCGTTTCCACCTTCATAGCCGTCATTGGTGTAATAACTGACCATCCCGCGATCACAGATAAGGCGCACCCGGTTCATTCCATTAACAGGCTCGATCGCTTTATAGCCTAGGTCGGCAATCTCGTATGTGCTGTTTTTTGCACGGAATGAAAATATGTCTTGCCCCCAGACTGCCAAGTTGAAATCGCGACTGCTTTTAGCATCCCATTCAAACTCGATATCGTAGAGGCCCGGTTTGATTTCTGACAGTCCGGCATTCAGGCTGTCCGATTGAATATTCCTGAAACTGTGCTGCGCCGTTACCAGCCCATCGATCTCCCTGACTGGATTCAGGTATAATCTGGGTGCCCCGCGGAACGAGCGCAAAGTCGCTTCTATGGGTATGTTCAAACCGCCGCTGACGGGCATGGAGGGATCGTGCTCAAAATAATCGCACGTTGGCGTTGCCCCCATCATGATGCACCGGCCACCGGGCGCATTATTGAAGGTTTGCGGCGCCAGATACATACCTTTGAAGGTCTGGATTTTCTGCTTGGTTTCGGGAACAAACTCACGGCCGTCAAATTTTCCGATGCGGTAGCTGCGGGATACATCCTGAACGATCCATTTCATATTTTCCGGGTTCCCGTCGAGCGGCAGGCAGAACAAATCGGGGGTTTCAAACCAGTCGGGCGATGAGCTCAACCAATTCCAGTCAACCAGGTTTTTTGAATCGTAGAAATCAAACGTCCATGGTCCTTTATTGCGGCGGTCATGGATAATCATGACCCATTTCTTTTGGGGGGGATACCAGACCACCTTCGGGTCATGCCCAGCAGGGTCATTGGTCAAAAACAGAGGATTATTTTTATATTGTAGATAGGTTTTACCACCATCCGTGCTGTAAGCCAATGCGGTAGCCGACCGCCTGTTCTGGGAATAAAAGAGCAATATGGGAGGCACATCCCCCTCCTGCAACCCGCTATCGTTATTCCGATCCACCACGCCGCTTCCAGAAAAGGCATCCCAACGCAATCCTTTCGGAATGCCGAAATCCTGCTGGACCCAATCAAAGAGATTCGTGCTCGTTGCATGGCCCCAGTGCTGATTGCCGCCATCGACACCCACCGGATTATACTGGAAAAAGAGATGCCAGAGACCGTTGTAATAGTATAACCCGTTGGGATCCCAGCTCCTGCCCTGATCCGGTGTGAAGCGTAACTGCGGCCGGGCCGGTTCGGAATAGACCCTATCCCTGCCTGTGACAGCGGGAACCAGTTTGATTTCGTCTTCCATCGCTTCCAGATGATCTTTGTATATGGCGGCCCCTTCACTGTACATACGCAGTTCAACTCCCGGCTTGAGATGTTTCAACGGATACATAGCGCAGAAATCCACGGGGCGGTTTGCCGCCAACCGGAGTTCAATGTCCAGCTTGGCTGCGCCATCCACTTCCAAAACATACCGAATCCGGGGGGCATC is a genomic window containing:
- a CDS encoding MFS transporter — its product is MPKEHYQTAEADKVPVLQKWLYSQGAILAVIGDHVVMEMAGIILNVNLFVRPSLVGLAGTLSRLWGACLDPLIGNWSDNSRSRMGRRRPFILIGAVLCGLSFPLIWMFQRGWSEYGIFTWFLLGSLLFYTAHTLFSVPFHTLALELSPDYHEKTRIAAWREFAAKSSFILVGWLFFFTEQFRDPIGGMRWVSLGLALLFIVSGVLPAFFVKERFYKVARLVGTESRPGRIGLKIKDEVSEFGGKDIRIALAK
- a CDS encoding integrase core domain-containing protein — encoded protein: MSEFLRVFQVFEKLFEARYRRRYDARLQLMAYQIRMLQSRTDADRINTRPEERAELTRLGAELDHDIDDVLLVVKRDTYRGWLRPKKGPEPKKPGRPRTPQATVNLVMRFALENLTWGCDRIQGELMKLGISIGATTISDILKRAGHHPIPDKGSGRPPSNWKLFVSSHMDTLAATDFFSKPVLTWRGWVDAYVLVFIHLGSRRVFMSPATFNPDEEWVLQQSRNASMWFQNLGIQVRHLIHDRDTKYSRRFRAFWKSDKVKCLRTPVRSPMANSFAENYIGKIKREYLNHFFCVSLDQLDYINRQWLAYYHEQRPHQGMDIGNKVLRPDFTPTTEGEIKREQRLGGVISYYYRDAA
- a CDS encoding helix-turn-helix domain-containing protein — its product is MITDEGGEAGHGRERRFSQLFRHVNGTSWLNHLRALRIEHACRLLKKSDHSPTAIAYECGFSDLSNFYRAFKKKTGLAPLEYREGS
- a CDS encoding alpha-L-fucosidase, whose amino-acid sequence is MKNSRRNFMLSSLAVSTVALVGKGRAAGVNGSGIPGSPEMIELGKKWKAMNSSAAKQRGRDRFNDNKYGMFIHWGLYSQCGGIWKGEKMEDGGTGPRVAEWIMRRKEIPRAEYAKLADTFNPVQFDADEWVGIAKAAGMKYMVITSKHHDGFALFDSKVSDYNAVAGTPFKRDIIRELEQACKRGGIAFGVYYSHALDWRDGGDSGMKDYCYHDKPKQDMFVNKFDPAPVKFDDYIANKSLPQVRELVANYDLKEIWLDTPIYIPPKHSIEFYKTIYAANPETLVSQRIGNGFGDIGTPGDNVIPDEASENTWEGIATTNNSWGYKSYDEDWKSPEETLFWLLENVSKGGNFLLNVGPDGTGTIPPKSVENLVAVGQWLKVNGDAIYGTKPWTVTHEGPTKIAMKGTEHRSKHGKKAEYTAQDFWFTKKGDKLYVSTIVRPEGNTVSIKALKGYPITAIKVLGESGKVNWTEKGGAIEIQLPELKVTGMGYALEIGT
- a CDS encoding glycoside hydrolase family 32 protein, which codes for MKTAIPLSILGFILGLAPCNAAQRPDIVIEDFEGDMAGWKAEGEAFADLNKAKDRIKGFMGGGLANSDGGVRDLYSGSLSSEEFIIERPYIHFLMGGRSVGKHSGLELLVDGKAEYLAQVESRNTLSLMTFDVSSFQGKRAQLIIRDSGGWQFVLVDHIVASDSLRENVYPLYPVSQTVPLDKRMEMAENNFLELPINFDAPRIRYVLEVDGAAKLDIELRLAANRPVDFCAMYPLKHLKPGVELRMYSEGAAIYKDHLEAMEDEIKLVPAVTGRDRVYSEPARPQLRFTPDQGRSWDPNGLYYYNGLWHLFFQYNPVGVDGGNQHWGHATSTNLFDWVQQDFGIPKGLRWDAFSGSGVVDRNNDSGLQEGDVPPILLFYSQNRRSATALAYSTDGGKTYLQYKNNPLFLTNDPAGHDPKVVWYPPQKKWVMIIHDRRNKGPWTFDFYDSKNLVDWNWLSSSPDWFETPDLFCLPLDGNPENMKWIVQDVSRSYRIGKFDGREFVPETKQKIQTFKGMYLAPQTFNNAPGGRCIMMGATPTCDYFEHDPSMPVSGGLNIPIEATLRSFRGAPRLYLNPVREIDGLVTAQHSFRNIQSDSLNAGLSEIKPGLYDIEFEWDAKSSRDFNLAVWGQDIFSFRAKNSTYEIADLGYKAIEPVNGMNRVRLICDRGMVSYYTNDGYEGGNALFPHPRFHPDFIPPEKPNMEITAGSPLEFAHFRLRELRSASRR